A region of Candidatus Eremiobacterota bacterium DNA encodes the following proteins:
- a CDS encoding alpha/beta hydrolase — translation MENDAADRTATQAPARTRDARAFRFPERYYDLHPDRGLNFQLNRMYGWVGEDRMLGEIREAAATIRDYGGWTRAFTGLAEAALAEERTLPGAYYLRLAEFFMFADDPRKRAARDRFVALALAGYGMRPEDRELVPFRGRRLPLYHLRSERAKDTVVVFGGYDSYIEEWLPMLFWLRDAGYDVVAFEGPGQGGALEEFGLPLTAAWHEPVAAVLDYTGARGVTLMGLSLGGCLVIRAAAFEPRVHRAIAFDVMTDCGACIRHAARLSPGKSAALRAFSLAPPLLDAVVSRLGRRDLMVEWGVKQGMHVMGAPTPHAYFEGLRAYTTRDVSPPHHPGRAAAVRC, via the coding sequence ATGGAGAACGACGCTGCCGATCGCACGGCGACGCAGGCGCCGGCACGCACGCGCGACGCGCGCGCCTTCCGGTTCCCCGAGCGCTACTACGATCTTCATCCCGATCGCGGACTGAACTTCCAACTCAACCGCATGTACGGATGGGTCGGTGAAGACCGCATGCTCGGTGAGATCCGCGAGGCCGCTGCGACGATCCGCGACTACGGTGGCTGGACCCGCGCGTTCACGGGCCTGGCGGAGGCCGCGCTCGCCGAAGAACGCACGCTTCCCGGCGCCTACTACCTGCGGCTCGCGGAGTTCTTCATGTTCGCGGACGATCCGCGCAAACGTGCCGCGCGGGACCGCTTCGTCGCGCTCGCACTCGCGGGGTACGGCATGCGGCCCGAGGATCGCGAGCTCGTGCCGTTCCGCGGCCGCCGGCTGCCGCTGTATCACCTTCGCTCCGAGCGCGCGAAGGACACCGTCGTCGTCTTCGGCGGCTACGACTCGTACATCGAGGAATGGCTTCCGATGCTGTTCTGGCTGCGCGATGCGGGATACGATGTGGTCGCGTTCGAGGGTCCCGGCCAAGGTGGTGCCCTCGAGGAATTCGGCCTGCCCTTGACCGCTGCGTGGCACGAGCCCGTCGCGGCGGTGCTCGACTACACCGGCGCGCGCGGCGTCACGTTGATGGGCCTCTCGCTCGGCGGGTGCCTCGTCATCCGGGCTGCGGCGTTCGAACCGCGCGTCCACCGCGCGATCGCGTTCGACGTGATGACGGACTGCGGCGCGTGCATTCGCCACGCCGCGCGCCTTTCGCCGGGCAAGTCGGCCGCACTGCGCGCGTTCTCGCTCGCGCCGCCGCTCCTGGACGCGGTCGTCAGCCGGCTCGGACGGCGCGACCTGATGGTGGAATGGGGCGTGAAGCAAGGCATGCATGTGATGGGCGCGCCGACGCCGCACGCCTATTTCGAAGGGCTGCGCGCGTACACGACGCGCGACGTGTCCCCCCCGCATCACCCAGGACGTGCTGCTGCCGTGCGGTGCTGA